The Microbacterium sp. LWO12-1.2 genome includes a window with the following:
- a CDS encoding cysteine desulfurase family protein, with protein MLYLDHAATSPVRPEVLEAMRPYLTEVFGNPSSHHTTGEAAASALEDARTRIAAVIGMRTGDVIFTAGGTEANNLAVKGITLAALARDRRHVVVSPIEHESILESAEYLRRFHDVSVTHVAVDSLGRISPEALAAALRSDTAVVSLGHANNEIGTVQDLAALSAVTRAAGVPLHVDAVQSAGWLDLHELGVDAISIAGHKLGAPKGIGALAVRGRVAMEPLLHGGGQERGRRSGTENVAGAVGLATALQLAEAERAAVTARVGAATERFIAEVRARIPSAALTGDPQHRLPGTASFTFAGTSGEAVLLELERRGIVSSSGSACAAGSDEPSHVLLACGIAPEIAQTSVRFTFGRVPLPDDAPEHLAALVADSVRAVSG; from the coding sequence GTGCTCTACCTCGACCACGCCGCGACATCTCCGGTGCGTCCGGAGGTGCTGGAGGCGATGCGCCCCTACCTCACCGAGGTGTTCGGCAATCCCTCCAGTCATCACACGACCGGCGAGGCCGCGGCGAGCGCTCTCGAGGATGCCCGTACCCGGATCGCCGCGGTAATAGGGATGCGCACCGGTGATGTGATCTTCACAGCGGGCGGCACCGAGGCGAACAACCTGGCGGTCAAGGGGATCACCCTGGCGGCGCTCGCGCGTGACCGACGCCACGTCGTCGTCTCGCCGATCGAGCACGAGTCGATCCTGGAGTCTGCGGAGTACCTGCGACGGTTCCACGACGTATCCGTCACGCACGTCGCCGTCGACTCGCTCGGGCGCATCTCCCCCGAAGCCCTCGCCGCCGCTCTCCGCAGCGATACGGCGGTCGTGTCGCTCGGTCACGCCAACAACGAGATCGGCACCGTCCAGGACCTCGCTGCCCTCAGCGCCGTGACCCGTGCCGCCGGTGTGCCGCTGCATGTCGATGCCGTGCAATCAGCGGGATGGCTCGATCTGCACGAACTCGGGGTGGACGCGATCTCGATCGCCGGGCACAAACTCGGCGCACCCAAAGGTATCGGCGCCCTGGCGGTGCGGGGCCGGGTGGCCATGGAACCGCTGCTGCACGGCGGCGGCCAGGAGCGGGGGCGACGTTCAGGAACCGAGAACGTGGCGGGCGCGGTCGGCCTCGCCACCGCCCTGCAGCTCGCCGAGGCGGAGCGGGCGGCCGTCACCGCCCGCGTCGGTGCTGCGACCGAGCGCTTCATCGCAGAAGTGCGCGCCCGGATCCCCTCCGCGGCGCTCACCGGCGACCCGCAGCACCGGCTTCCCGGGACGGCCAGCTTCACGTTCGCCGGCACCAGCGGTGAGGCCGTGCTCCTGGAACTCGAACGACGCGGCATCGTGTCATCCAGCGGATCCGCGTGCGCCGCGGGCAGCGACGAGCCATCGCACGTGCTGCTCGCCTGCGGCATCGCTCCGGAGATCGCGCAGACGTCGGTGCGCTTCACGTTCGGGCGCGTCCCGCTGCCGGACGATGCGCCCGAGCATCTGGCCGCGCTGGTCGCGGACTCCGTGCGAGCGGTCTCGGGCTGA
- the nadC gene encoding carboxylating nicotinate-nucleotide diphosphorylase yields the protein MLTAATLTRVVGAALEEDAPWGDLTSTTLLPADATATADLVARESGVFSGGEVFAAAFALTDASITVDQHVGDGDHFVPGDVLASVSGPARGILTAERVALNFVQRMSGIATLTAAYVAAVEGTQARIVDTRKTTPGLRAFERHAVLSGGGRNHRYSLSDAVMAKDNHLAVIARSGADLATALRDALSRLPHTVHVVVEVDRLDQIPSVLDGGAHTVLLDNFSLEDLRAGVALIGGRATTEASGGVDLDTVGDIARTGVDVISVGALTHSARALDLGLDMRIS from the coding sequence ATGCTCACCGCCGCCACTCTCACCCGCGTCGTCGGAGCTGCGCTGGAGGAAGACGCCCCCTGGGGCGACCTCACCAGCACGACGCTGCTCCCTGCCGACGCCACCGCCACCGCCGACCTGGTGGCCCGCGAATCCGGTGTGTTCAGCGGCGGCGAGGTCTTCGCCGCCGCGTTCGCCCTGACCGACGCCTCGATCACCGTCGACCAGCACGTCGGCGACGGCGACCACTTCGTCCCCGGCGACGTGCTCGCATCGGTCTCGGGGCCGGCCCGCGGCATCCTCACCGCGGAGCGCGTCGCACTCAACTTCGTGCAGCGGATGAGCGGCATCGCGACTCTCACTGCCGCATACGTCGCCGCGGTCGAGGGTACGCAGGCGCGCATCGTCGACACCCGCAAGACGACACCGGGACTGCGCGCGTTCGAGCGTCACGCCGTGCTCTCGGGCGGAGGCCGCAATCACCGCTACTCGCTGTCCGACGCCGTGATGGCGAAGGACAACCACCTCGCCGTGATCGCGCGCTCCGGCGCCGATCTCGCCACAGCACTGCGCGATGCGCTCTCCCGCCTCCCGCACACGGTGCACGTGGTGGTCGAGGTCGACCGGCTCGACCAGATCCCCTCGGTGCTCGACGGCGGAGCGCACACCGTGCTCCTCGACAACTTCTCGCTCGAGGATCTGCGTGCAGGCGTCGCCCTGATCGGCGGGCGGGCGACGACGGAGGCATCCGGCGGCGTGGACCTCGACACCGTGGGCGACATCGCCCGCACCGGCGTCGATGTGATCTCGGTCGGAGCGCTGACGCATTCCGCACGGGCTCTGGACCTCGGACTGGACATGCGGATCTCCTAG
- the nadB gene encoding L-aspartate oxidase, translating to MNVIVVGSGIAGLTAALHAHESGHVVTLVTKGALGDGSTGFAQGGVAGVYGAGDSAQRHARDTMDAGAGLSDEAAVSILVAEGAARIAELITRGVAFDRSPDGQLLLGREAAHSHARIVHAGGDATGAAISRALSYAVRDTDITIVEEAFLVDLMIVDGVARGIRTLIDGASGELDADAVILATGGAGHLYAHTTNPAGTTGDGIAAALRAGAAVADLEFVQFHPTILDSSPAFLISEAVRGEGATLIDSDGRRFMFDVHPDGELAPRDVVSRAIARQAAAQGSPVRLDATMLGTTMLARRFPTIDRVTRERGFDWAREPIPVTPAAHYLMGGIVTDLDGRTSIPGLFAVGEVARTGVHGANRLASNSLLEGAVFGARAAAALVAPAPATASTPVRAWRDDILPSNHLAALPFSRAALQQLMWDHVGLLRTDEGLAHAREVIRAWRAGLDASHSVADHEDANLLLLADETVSAALRRTESVGAHFREPALIGV from the coding sequence ATGAACGTCATCGTCGTCGGCTCGGGCATCGCGGGACTCACCGCCGCGTTGCACGCGCACGAGTCCGGCCACGTCGTCACGCTTGTGACGAAGGGCGCGCTGGGAGACGGCAGCACCGGCTTCGCCCAGGGCGGCGTCGCCGGGGTGTACGGCGCGGGCGACTCCGCGCAACGGCATGCGCGAGACACCATGGATGCCGGCGCCGGTCTTTCGGATGAGGCCGCGGTGTCGATCCTGGTGGCGGAAGGAGCGGCGCGGATCGCCGAACTGATCACCCGCGGTGTGGCGTTCGACCGCTCCCCCGACGGACAGCTGCTGCTCGGGCGGGAAGCGGCGCACAGCCACGCGCGCATCGTGCATGCCGGTGGCGATGCCACCGGGGCGGCGATCTCACGTGCCCTCTCGTACGCCGTTCGCGACACGGACATCACGATCGTCGAAGAGGCGTTCCTGGTCGACCTCATGATCGTCGACGGCGTCGCCCGCGGCATCCGCACCCTGATCGACGGCGCCAGCGGAGAACTCGACGCCGATGCCGTGATCCTCGCGACCGGAGGCGCCGGACACCTCTATGCCCACACGACCAACCCGGCGGGCACGACCGGCGATGGGATCGCCGCTGCTCTCCGCGCCGGTGCGGCGGTGGCCGATCTGGAGTTCGTGCAGTTCCACCCCACCATCCTCGACTCCTCGCCCGCATTCCTGATCTCGGAAGCCGTGCGCGGCGAGGGCGCGACCCTGATCGACTCCGACGGGCGACGGTTCATGTTCGACGTGCACCCGGACGGTGAGCTCGCTCCCCGCGATGTCGTGTCGCGCGCGATCGCACGCCAGGCTGCAGCGCAGGGCTCTCCGGTGCGGCTGGATGCCACGATGCTGGGGACGACGATGCTGGCGAGGCGCTTCCCGACGATCGACCGCGTGACCCGCGAACGCGGATTCGACTGGGCTCGTGAGCCCATTCCCGTGACGCCCGCGGCGCACTACCTGATGGGCGGGATCGTCACCGACCTCGACGGGCGCACCAGCATCCCCGGTCTCTTCGCCGTGGGAGAGGTCGCCAGGACCGGCGTGCACGGCGCGAACCGTCTCGCGTCGAACTCGCTCCTCGAGGGTGCGGTGTTCGGAGCCAGGGCGGCTGCGGCCCTGGTGGCGCCAGCTCCCGCGACGGCGTCAACGCCGGTACGTGCCTGGCGCGACGACATCCTGCCGTCGAACCACCTCGCTGCGCTCCCCTTCTCCCGTGCCGCACTGCAGCAGCTGATGTGGGACCACGTCGGACTCCTCCGCACCGACGAGGGTCTGGCACACGCGCGGGAGGTGATCCGCGCCTGGCGCGCCGGGCTCGACGCCTCTCACAGCGTGGCCGACCACGAGGACGCCAATCTGCTGCTCCTCGCCGACGAGACGGTGTCTGCTGCCCTGCGACGCACCGAGTCCGTCGGCGCCCACTTCCGCGAACCCGCTCTGATCGGAGTCTGA
- the nadA gene encoding quinolinate synthase NadA yields the protein MSITFVPTPAVPAIDASVDHAIQAIVTGASTDATCSTDLAAGPWDFDVRPGYGPGSSMGDVIPTGSPRQGELPSAYREADEEELHERIRAAKATLGDRVVILGHFYQREEVVRHADYVGDSFQLATAAKGRPDAEAIVFCGVHFMAETADLLSGPEQAVILPNLAAGCSMADMADIDQVEECWEQLAEVLGDLDAVDAEGRVPVIPVTYMNSSAAIKGFVGRHGGIVCTSSNAQTVLEWAFARGRRVLFFPDQHLGRNTAKAMGVPLEQMPMWNPRRALGGSSAEELQDSRVILWHGFCSVHRRFTVGQIDQARAEHPGVRVIVHPECPMEVVDAADEAGSTDYIRRAIDGATEPTTFAIGTEINLVRRLAAQYPQHEIFCLDPVVCPCSTMYRIHPGYLAWTLEELVAGRTPNRITVSADVADPARVALERMLAAKPPVVDAPRTPAAASTR from the coding sequence ATGAGCATCACCTTCGTCCCGACTCCCGCGGTTCCTGCGATCGATGCCTCCGTCGATCACGCGATCCAGGCGATCGTCACCGGAGCGTCGACCGACGCCACCTGCAGCACCGACCTCGCTGCAGGCCCCTGGGATTTCGACGTGCGTCCCGGATACGGCCCCGGCTCCTCGATGGGCGACGTCATCCCGACCGGTTCTCCCCGCCAGGGCGAGCTCCCCTCCGCGTACCGCGAGGCCGATGAGGAGGAGCTCCACGAGCGTATCCGCGCCGCGAAGGCGACCCTCGGCGACCGCGTCGTCATCCTCGGCCACTTCTACCAGCGCGAAGAGGTCGTGCGGCACGCGGACTACGTCGGCGACTCGTTCCAGCTCGCCACCGCGGCGAAGGGCCGGCCGGATGCCGAGGCGATCGTCTTCTGCGGCGTGCACTTCATGGCAGAGACCGCGGACCTGCTGTCCGGGCCCGAGCAGGCCGTGATCCTCCCGAACCTCGCTGCGGGCTGTTCCATGGCCGACATGGCCGACATCGATCAGGTCGAGGAGTGCTGGGAGCAGCTCGCCGAGGTGCTGGGCGACCTCGACGCCGTCGATGCGGAAGGGCGCGTGCCGGTCATCCCCGTCACCTACATGAACTCCTCCGCCGCGATCAAGGGCTTCGTCGGGCGGCACGGCGGCATCGTCTGCACCTCGTCCAACGCGCAGACCGTGCTGGAATGGGCGTTCGCCCGCGGACGCCGGGTGCTGTTCTTCCCCGACCAGCACCTGGGACGCAACACCGCCAAGGCGATGGGAGTGCCGCTCGAGCAGATGCCGATGTGGAACCCCCGCCGCGCATTGGGCGGCTCCAGCGCCGAGGAGCTCCAGGACTCTCGCGTGATCCTCTGGCACGGCTTCTGCTCCGTGCACCGCCGGTTCACGGTCGGCCAGATCGATCAGGCACGCGCCGAACACCCCGGAGTGCGGGTGATCGTGCATCCGGAGTGCCCGATGGAGGTCGTGGACGCCGCCGACGAGGCCGGGTCCACCGACTACATCCGCCGGGCGATCGACGGCGCCACCGAGCCGACCACCTTCGCGATCGGGACCGAGATCAACCTCGTCCGTCGACTCGCGGCGCAGTACCCGCAGCACGAGATCTTCTGCCTCGACCCGGTCGTGTGCCCGTGCTCCACGATGTACCGCATCCACCCCGGGTATCTCGCCTGGACGCTGGAGGAGCTGGTCGCCGGCCGCACCCCCAACCGGATCACGGTGTCGGCTGATGTGGCCGATCCTGCACGGGTCGCCCTGGAGCGGATGCTGGCAGCGAAGCCGCCCGTCGTGGATGCTCCCCGGACCCCCGCGGCGGCGAGCACGCGATGA
- a CDS encoding NUDIX hydrolase, which produces MTQTSGIRVAVSTVILTLRASAEEEPVLALPLVRRTREPFADRWALPGGWLTRTESPVDAAARTLAETTGLAPSYLEQLYAFGAVDRSPTRVVSLVYWALLRQDDVMAQSAAHLASGRAPENVQWFDIDALPPLAFDHAKIIEYALWRLRNKVGYSRVAHGFLPAEFTLADLREAYEAILGKHLDPANFRRQVESTGNLIPTDRFRTGSHRPARLYRYNTDVELADRGPLGSEETSTR; this is translated from the coding sequence ATGACCCAAACCAGTGGCATCCGTGTCGCCGTCTCGACGGTCATCCTCACGCTGCGCGCGTCGGCGGAGGAGGAACCGGTGCTTGCGCTGCCGCTCGTGCGGCGGACGAGGGAACCCTTCGCTGACCGGTGGGCGCTGCCCGGTGGATGGCTCACCCGTACGGAATCGCCTGTCGACGCCGCCGCGCGCACACTCGCCGAGACCACCGGACTCGCACCGAGCTACCTGGAGCAGCTCTACGCATTCGGAGCGGTCGACCGCTCCCCCACACGTGTGGTCTCCCTCGTCTATTGGGCACTCCTTCGTCAAGACGACGTGATGGCTCAGAGCGCCGCCCACCTCGCCTCAGGACGCGCTCCCGAGAACGTGCAATGGTTCGACATCGACGCGCTGCCCCCTCTCGCCTTCGACCACGCGAAGATCATCGAGTACGCGCTGTGGCGACTGCGCAACAAGGTCGGCTACAGCCGCGTCGCGCACGGCTTCCTCCCCGCCGAGTTCACGCTCGCCGACCTCCGTGAGGCGTACGAAGCCATTCTCGGCAAGCACCTCGACCCAGCGAACTTCCGCCGCCAGGTCGAGTCCACCGGCAATCTCATCCCCACCGACCGCTTCCGCACGGGAAGCCACCGACCTGCACGTCTGTACCGCTACAACACCGATGTCGAGCTGGCCGACCGCGGCCCGCTCGGTTCCGAAGAAACGAGCACCCGATGA
- a CDS encoding extracellular solute-binding protein, with amino-acid sequence MNRNGKRKIALTAIAGASVLALGLTACGTAEGGEASASGFDPDSAKGQDITFWVMGGDTPEEAREYLVDAYEEATGGTLTIEQQDWSDALTKLTNQLPDAKNTPDVTEIGNTWSPTFTTAGAFSDLSPIYEDLGGDKLLSSFVEVGEVDGKQYALPYYFGSRYITYRKDIWTAAGLEVPKTLDEFSESVKTLRTDAQSGFYIGGQDWRNGISWIFANGGELAKKDGDKWVSTLSDPKSIAGLTQFQDIFTGASNAPATEDDSTPWININNDKSGAAPTAATIIAPGWAHWSVGDYTGDNDEGAELREWNDDTFGVFPLPGLEEGSVAPVFAGGSNLGISAKSENQAGAKELLRIIYSDEYQALLAKNGLGPANVDFVSDLGDDQFAQALVDSALGSKLTPAAPGWAAVEGKKILEEFFGKVAEGGDIAELAKEYDAKIDVIING; translated from the coding sequence ATGAACCGAAACGGCAAGCGCAAGATCGCGCTCACCGCCATCGCGGGGGCCTCCGTCCTCGCACTGGGCCTGACCGCCTGCGGTACCGCTGAAGGCGGCGAAGCGAGCGCATCCGGATTCGACCCGGATTCCGCGAAGGGACAGGACATCACGTTCTGGGTGATGGGTGGCGACACCCCGGAAGAGGCGCGCGAGTACCTGGTCGACGCATACGAAGAGGCGACCGGCGGCACACTCACCATCGAGCAGCAGGACTGGAGCGACGCCCTCACCAAGCTGACCAACCAGCTTCCCGACGCCAAGAACACTCCCGATGTGACCGAGATCGGCAACACCTGGTCGCCGACCTTCACGACCGCTGGCGCGTTCAGCGACCTGAGCCCGATCTACGAGGATCTCGGCGGCGATAAGCTGCTGAGCTCCTTCGTCGAAGTCGGTGAGGTCGACGGCAAACAGTACGCGTTGCCGTACTACTTCGGATCCCGATACATCACCTACCGCAAGGACATCTGGACCGCCGCTGGTCTTGAGGTCCCCAAGACGCTCGACGAGTTCAGCGAATCGGTCAAGACGCTCCGCACCGACGCTCAGTCGGGCTTCTACATCGGAGGTCAGGACTGGCGCAACGGAATCTCCTGGATCTTCGCGAACGGCGGGGAGCTGGCGAAGAAGGACGGCGACAAGTGGGTGTCCACTCTGTCCGACCCGAAGTCCATCGCAGGTCTCACGCAGTTCCAAGACATCTTCACTGGCGCCTCGAACGCGCCGGCCACCGAGGACGACTCGACGCCGTGGATCAACATCAACAACGACAAGAGCGGTGCGGCTCCGACTGCGGCAACGATCATCGCCCCGGGATGGGCGCACTGGTCTGTGGGTGACTACACCGGCGACAACGACGAGGGAGCCGAACTGCGCGAGTGGAACGACGACACCTTCGGCGTGTTCCCGCTTCCGGGCCTCGAGGAGGGGTCGGTCGCACCGGTCTTCGCGGGCGGGTCGAACCTCGGCATCTCGGCCAAGAGCGAGAATCAGGCGGGTGCCAAGGAACTGCTGCGGATCATCTACTCGGACGAGTACCAGGCCCTCCTCGCGAAGAACGGCCTGGGCCCGGCGAACGTCGACTTCGTCAGCGATCTCGGCGATGACCAGTTCGCCCAAGCGCTCGTCGACTCGGCGCTCGGCTCGAAGCTGACGCCGGCGGCGCCTGGTTGGGCGGCCGTCGAGGGCAAGAAGATCCTGGAGGAGTTCTTCGGCAAGGTGGCCGAGGGCGGCGACATCGCAGAACTTGCGAAGGAGTACGACGCCAAGATCGACGTCATCATCAACGGTTGA
- a CDS encoding carbohydrate ABC transporter permease: protein MTTTDESLSPPDRRGRSTDTDPSVRRAVLAPYLLIVGAVLVLLLGMGYPVVWQIITSFQKYGALQQLGGKAPDFVGLDNYIAIAQDGTFWAVTFRSVLFCLVTAFATIVVGVLLALLMTKVHAAARFTLQIALLLAWAMPVIAAMTVFIWLFNRQRGVVNYLLSMIPGVDMKGFNWIGTTPLLFFVVASIIIIWMSVPFVAFSAYAGLTQVSGEVLEASQLDGASAVQRFRFIVFPVIKPVIAIVLLLNLIWDLRVFAQITLLQDAGPKSTDYDLLGTYIYKTGVAGLDFGAGAAMSIFVLALTIALSWFYVRSLIKEEGK from the coding sequence ATGACCACCACAGATGAATCCCTTTCGCCCCCCGACCGCAGAGGTCGCTCGACCGATACTGATCCGTCCGTGCGGCGGGCCGTGCTGGCACCGTACCTCCTGATCGTCGGCGCCGTGCTCGTGCTTCTGCTCGGCATGGGGTATCCCGTCGTCTGGCAGATCATCACGTCGTTCCAGAAGTACGGTGCACTGCAGCAACTCGGTGGCAAGGCGCCGGACTTCGTCGGGCTCGACAACTACATCGCCATCGCTCAGGACGGCACGTTCTGGGCCGTGACGTTCCGGTCTGTGCTCTTCTGCCTGGTGACGGCGTTCGCCACCATCGTCGTCGGCGTGCTCCTCGCGCTGCTGATGACAAAGGTCCACGCTGCTGCCCGCTTCACCCTGCAGATCGCGCTTCTCTTGGCGTGGGCCATGCCGGTGATCGCCGCCATGACGGTGTTCATCTGGCTCTTCAACCGTCAGCGCGGCGTCGTCAACTACCTTCTCAGCATGATCCCGGGTGTCGACATGAAGGGCTTCAACTGGATCGGCACCACACCGCTGCTGTTCTTCGTCGTGGCCTCGATCATCATCATCTGGATGTCGGTGCCGTTCGTCGCGTTCTCGGCATACGCCGGACTCACACAGGTCAGCGGTGAGGTTCTCGAAGCCAGTCAGCTGGACGGCGCGAGTGCCGTGCAGCGGTTCCGCTTCATCGTGTTTCCCGTGATCAAGCCAGTGATTGCGATCGTCCTTCTTCTGAACCTCATCTGGGATCTGCGCGTCTTCGCGCAGATCACGCTGTTGCAGGACGCCGGGCCGAAGTCGACGGACTACGACCTCCTCGGCACCTACATCTACAAGACCGGTGTCGCCGGTCTTGATTTCGGAGCCGGAGCAGCGATGTCGATCTTCGTCCTCGCGCTGACGATCGCTCTGAGCTGGTTCTATGTGCGCAGCCTCATCAAGGAGGAGGGAAAATGA
- a CDS encoding carbohydrate ABC transporter permease, with the protein MTVTATRPAVVKSAGRVAVSADGSRIPIRRRKLRLGTLLLSILALFIAVVWAFPVYWMVNSSMLSTATLESSTPTFFPVGGSLSNFERVLTPSFFSALAVSVGVTLLSVAVCLTFAFLASIAISRFKFRGRVSFIVTILLIQMLPAEGLFIAQYKMMASFGLLSNVLGLSILYVAAVVPFTIWMLRGFVAGVPAELEEAGMIDGLSRTQAFVRITLPLLAPGLVASGVFAFLQCWNEFTVALVIMENNRTLPLWLRGFVQQSATQAIDWGQVMAASTIVAIPVIIFFVIVQGRMTSGLVAGAVKG; encoded by the coding sequence ATGACTGTCACCGCCACCCGCCCTGCTGTCGTCAAGAGCGCCGGTCGCGTCGCCGTCAGCGCAGACGGGAGCCGCATCCCGATTCGTCGCCGCAAGCTCCGCCTCGGCACCTTGCTGCTCAGCATCCTGGCACTGTTCATCGCGGTCGTCTGGGCGTTCCCCGTCTACTGGATGGTCAACTCGTCCATGCTCTCGACGGCCACCCTCGAGTCCTCCACTCCGACGTTCTTCCCCGTCGGCGGCTCGTTGTCGAACTTCGAACGAGTGCTCACGCCGTCGTTCTTCTCCGCACTCGCCGTCAGCGTCGGAGTGACGCTTCTCTCGGTCGCCGTCTGCCTGACCTTCGCGTTCCTCGCATCCATCGCCATCAGCCGATTCAAGTTCCGCGGTCGGGTCTCGTTCATCGTGACCATCCTGCTCATCCAGATGCTCCCCGCCGAGGGGCTGTTCATCGCGCAGTACAAGATGATGGCGAGCTTCGGTCTGCTCAGCAACGTGCTGGGACTCAGCATCCTGTATGTCGCGGCGGTCGTGCCGTTCACGATCTGGATGCTGCGCGGCTTCGTCGCCGGAGTCCCGGCGGAGCTCGAGGAGGCGGGGATGATCGACGGGCTCAGCCGGACGCAGGCGTTCGTGCGCATCACCCTGCCGCTGCTGGCACCTGGGCTCGTCGCCTCCGGCGTGTTCGCGTTCCTGCAGTGCTGGAACGAGTTCACTGTCGCTCTGGTGATCATGGAGAACAACCGGACCCTGCCGCTCTGGCTGCGCGGGTTCGTCCAGCAGAGCGCCACGCAGGCCATCGATTGGGGTCAGGTCATGGCGGCCTCGACGATCGTGGCGATCCCGGTGATCATCTTCTTCGTCATCGTTCAGGGGCGCATGACGAGTGGGCTCGTCGCCGGCGCTGTCAAGGGCTGA
- a CDS encoding glycine cleavage system aminomethyltransferase GcvT, with protein sequence MSDPRYTPLRERHEALGASFTDFGGWQMPVRYTSDLAEHHAVRQAAGLFDISHMAEFLVTGEHAADFLDFALAGRISSMPVGKAKYSLVLADDGGIIDDVIAYRLAEDRYLVIANAGNRGFVDSAFASRVRDFPSIPERELPARAEGEERSFAGFLGDRGVDVEDVSDSYALLAVQGPTAAAIVAATEGITDVSTPWAEQKYYAWADASFLGEPLLIARTGYTGEDGFELLVRAEDAVALWDAVSVAGEGHGLVPAGLAARDTLRLEAGMPLYGHELSRETKPSQAGLGRVVAADKERFVGKDSAPASADAPVLVGLAAEGKRAGRAGYAVVAEDGTVLGEITSGALSPTLGHPIAMAYVTPSSAEEGTAVFLDVRGTKIPATVTALPFYRRTK encoded by the coding sequence ATGTCCGATCCCCGCTACACCCCGCTGCGCGAGCGCCATGAGGCGCTCGGTGCGTCGTTCACCGACTTCGGCGGCTGGCAGATGCCCGTGCGTTACACGTCCGACCTGGCCGAGCACCACGCGGTGCGCCAGGCGGCCGGGCTTTTCGACATCTCGCACATGGCCGAGTTTCTGGTCACGGGCGAGCACGCCGCCGATTTCCTCGACTTCGCACTCGCCGGTCGCATCTCCTCGATGCCCGTCGGGAAGGCGAAGTACTCGCTGGTCCTTGCTGACGACGGCGGGATCATCGACGACGTCATCGCGTACCGGCTCGCCGAGGACCGCTACCTGGTCATCGCCAATGCCGGCAACCGCGGTTTCGTCGACTCCGCCTTCGCCTCGCGCGTCAGGGACTTCCCTTCGATCCCCGAGCGAGAGCTGCCCGCCCGCGCGGAAGGCGAGGAGCGCAGCTTCGCAGGATTCCTCGGCGATCGCGGCGTCGACGTGGAGGACGTGTCGGACTCGTACGCGCTGCTCGCGGTGCAGGGACCGACCGCGGCCGCCATCGTCGCTGCGACGGAGGGGATCACCGATGTCAGCACGCCGTGGGCGGAGCAGAAGTACTATGCGTGGGCCGATGCCTCTTTCCTCGGCGAGCCGCTGCTGATCGCCCGCACCGGATACACGGGTGAGGACGGCTTCGAGCTCCTCGTCCGCGCAGAGGATGCCGTCGCCCTCTGGGATGCCGTGTCGGTCGCGGGGGAGGGCCACGGCCTCGTCCCCGCCGGACTGGCGGCACGTGACACGCTCCGCCTCGAGGCGGGCATGCCCCTGTACGGCCACGAGCTCAGCCGCGAGACGAAGCCCTCGCAGGCAGGGCTCGGCCGCGTGGTGGCCGCCGACAAAGAGCGTTTCGTCGGCAAGGACTCCGCGCCGGCGTCCGCCGATGCCCCGGTGCTCGTCGGCCTCGCCGCCGAAGGCAAGCGCGCCGGTCGCGCCGGTTATGCGGTCGTCGCCGAAGACGGCACCGTGCTGGGCGAGATCACCAGCGGTGCCCTCAGCCCCACCCTCGGCCACCCGATCGCGATGGCCTACGTGACTCCTTCTTCCGCGGAAGAGGGAACCGCAGTATTCCTGGATGTGCGGGGGACGAAGATCCCCGCGACCGTGACCGCCCTGCCTTTCTACCGGAGGACCAAATGA
- the gcvH gene encoding glycine cleavage system protein GcvH, producing MTDLNALRYTEEHEWIAAGPSTGSGTQTVAIGITDYAAEKLGDVVFVELPAVGTELTAGSVVGEIESTKSVGELYAPVAGTVVEINDAVVDDPSLVNAEPFAGGWLIKVSVAAGALDGLLDRDAYVALTEG from the coding sequence ATGACCGACCTCAACGCACTGCGCTACACCGAAGAACACGAGTGGATCGCCGCTGGCCCTTCGACAGGCTCAGGGACCCAGACCGTGGCCATCGGGATCACCGACTACGCCGCAGAGAAGCTGGGCGACGTCGTGTTCGTCGAGCTGCCCGCTGTGGGCACCGAGCTCACCGCCGGTTCCGTGGTCGGCGAGATCGAGTCGACCAAGTCGGTGGGCGAGCTGTACGCGCCCGTCGCGGGAACCGTCGTCGAGATCAATGACGCCGTCGTCGACGACCCCTCGCTCGTGAACGCCGAGCCGTTCGCCGGCGGATGGCTGATCAAGGTGTCCGTCGCGGCGGGTGCGCTCGACGGACTGCTGGACCGCGACGCGTACGTCGCGCTCACGGAGGGCTGA